One segment of Nostoc flagelliforme CCNUN1 DNA contains the following:
- the ppsA gene encoding phosphoenolpyruvate synthase, with amino-acid sequence MATVSKSTLSLSSQERSLILWFDEVGIDDIPVVGGKNASLGEMIQQLTPKGINVPTGFATTAYAYRYFIKSAGLEAKLRKLFADLDVEDVKNLRERGKKARSLLIHTPFPVELREAIAKAYQSLCERYNAETDVAVRSSATAEDLPDASFAGQQETYLNVVGAEGVLAACHKCFASIFTDRAISYRHTKGFDHFSIALAVGVQKMVRSDLATSGVMFSIDTETGFKDAALITAAYGLGENVVQGSVNPDEYYVFKPTLKAGFRPIIDKKLGSKELKMIYDDGSKFTKNVSVPPRERGKFALNDEEILQLANWACLIEDHYSQVHGISTPMDIEWAKDGITDQLFIVQARPETVQSQKTGNVLRSYRLVLGNREWGTYTERSRSLGNGEKTSQSPLPDSQSLIPLVKGRAIGEAISQGKARLILDVQKLEQFQVGEVLVTERTDPDWEPIMKRASAIVTNSGGRTCHAAIIARELGVPAIVGCGNATEILKPGQEVTISCAEGEEGKVYAGLLPFEVEEVPLENLPRTRTQILMNVGNPQEALSLSAIPNDGVGLARTEFIIANQIQIHPMALIHYDLLKDEFAKAKIAEITALYDDKPQYFVDRLAQGIGRIAAAFYPKPVIVRMSDFKSNEYANLLGGRQFEPHEENPMLGWRGAARYYDEGYREAFALECDAIKRVREEMGLTNVIPMIPFCRTPDEGRLVLAEMAKNGLKQGVNDLQVYVMCELPSNVILAEEFAEVFDGFSIGSNDLTQLTLGIDRDSALVARLFDERSPAVKRMVKMVIESAKKCDRKIGICGQAPSDYPEFAQFLVEQGIDSISLNPDSVLKTMLEVAKVEGTNS; translated from the coding sequence ATGGCTACAGTATCTAAAAGCACATTATCTCTATCTTCCCAAGAGCGATCGCTCATCTTGTGGTTTGATGAAGTTGGTATTGATGATATCCCCGTAGTTGGTGGTAAAAATGCCTCACTGGGCGAAATGATTCAACAGCTAACGCCCAAAGGTATTAATGTTCCTACAGGATTTGCCACCACTGCTTATGCTTATCGTTATTTCATCAAATCAGCAGGTTTAGAAGCAAAATTACGCAAACTCTTTGCTGACTTAGATGTTGAAGATGTCAAAAATTTACGAGAACGGGGGAAAAAAGCGCGATCGCTATTAATCCACACTCCATTTCCTGTAGAATTGCGGGAGGCGATCGCTAAAGCTTACCAAAGTCTTTGTGAACGATACAACGCAGAGACAGATGTTGCAGTTCGTTCTAGCGCCACCGCCGAAGACCTTCCAGATGCTAGTTTTGCTGGACAACAGGAAACTTACCTCAACGTTGTCGGCGCCGAAGGAGTTTTAGCAGCTTGTCACAAGTGCTTTGCTTCCATATTTACCGATCGCGCTATTTCTTATCGCCACACCAAGGGATTTGACCACTTTAGCATTGCTCTGGCTGTGGGTGTGCAAAAAATGGTGCGTTCTGACTTAGCAACCTCTGGGGTGATGTTCTCCATTGATACAGAAACCGGATTTAAGGATGCTGCACTGATTACAGCCGCCTACGGTTTAGGTGAAAATGTTGTCCAGGGGTCTGTGAATCCTGATGAATACTATGTTTTTAAACCAACTTTAAAAGCTGGTTTCCGTCCAATTATTGATAAAAAATTGGGTAGTAAAGAACTAAAAATGATTTATGATGACGGCTCCAAATTTACGAAAAATGTCTCTGTTCCGCCCAGAGAAAGAGGTAAATTCGCTCTGAATGATGAAGAGATTTTACAACTAGCAAATTGGGCATGTTTAATTGAAGACCATTATTCCCAAGTGCATGGCATTTCCACTCCGATGGATATCGAGTGGGCAAAAGATGGAATTACTGATCAACTTTTTATTGTGCAAGCGCGTCCCGAAACCGTGCAGTCGCAGAAGACGGGAAATGTGTTGCGGAGTTATCGGTTGGTATTGGGGAATAGGGAATGGGGAACTTATACTGAGCGCAGTCGAAGTTTAGGGAATGGGGAAAAAACTTCCCAATCTCCACTTCCTGATTCCCAATCCTTAATCCCTCTTGTTAAGGGGCGGGCGATTGGGGAAGCGATTAGTCAAGGGAAAGCACGCCTAATTTTAGATGTTCAGAAACTCGAACAGTTTCAAGTTGGAGAAGTTTTGGTAACAGAAAGAACTGACCCCGATTGGGAACCAATTATGAAACGCGCCAGTGCAATTGTTACTAATTCTGGGGGCAGGACATGCCATGCAGCAATTATTGCGCGAGAATTGGGTGTACCTGCGATCGTGGGATGTGGCAATGCTACAGAAATTTTAAAACCTGGTCAAGAGGTAACAATTTCTTGCGCTGAAGGGGAAGAGGGAAAAGTTTATGCAGGCTTATTACCTTTTGAAGTGGAAGAAGTTCCTTTAGAAAACTTACCTCGCACCCGCACTCAAATTTTAATGAATGTCGGTAATCCCCAAGAAGCATTGAGTTTATCGGCAATTCCCAACGATGGGGTAGGTTTAGCACGGACTGAATTTATCATCGCTAACCAAATTCAAATTCATCCAATGGCATTAATTCACTATGACTTGTTAAAAGATGAATTTGCCAAAGCTAAAATTGCTGAAATTACTGCACTTTACGACGATAAACCCCAGTATTTTGTAGATAGATTAGCCCAAGGCATCGGTAGAATTGCGGCGGCATTTTATCCCAAACCAGTAATTGTGCGAATGTCAGATTTCAAAAGTAATGAATATGCCAATTTGTTAGGTGGGCGGCAGTTTGAACCCCATGAAGAAAACCCGATGCTGGGTTGGCGGGGGGCGGCGCGTTACTATGATGAAGGCTACAGAGAAGCTTTTGCTTTAGAATGTGATGCCATCAAGCGGGTACGGGAAGAAATGGGTTTGACGAATGTTATCCCGATGATTCCGTTTTGTCGTACTCCCGATGAAGGGCGTCTGGTTTTAGCAGAGATGGCAAAAAATGGTTTAAAGCAAGGTGTTAACGACTTGCAGGTTTATGTGATGTGCGAGTTGCCCAGTAACGTTATTCTGGCTGAGGAATTTGCTGAGGTATTTGATGGCTTCTCGATTGGTTCTAATGATTTAACTCAGCTGACATTGGGGATAGATAGGGATTCAGCGTTGGTAGCGAGATTGTTTGATGAACGCAGTCCAGCTGTGAAACGAATGGTAAAAATGGTCATAGAATCGGCGAAAAAATGCGATCGCAAAATCGGCATTTGTGGACAAGCACCCAGCGACTATCCAGAATTTGCCCAGTTTTTGGTTGAACAAGGAATTGACTCGATTAGTCTAAATCCAGATTCGGTTTTAAAGACAATGCTGGAAGTGGCAAAAGTCGAAGGTACTAATTCGTAA
- a CDS encoding XisI protein produces MANLEQYRQLICSILIEHTKIPYSYGNIQHETIFDREQDRYLVMILGREPVPELSPTATRRVHGCLIHIDIIDGKIWIQRDGTEEGIATELVRAGVPKDRIVLGFRSEELRKNSEFA; encoded by the coding sequence ATGGCTAATCTGGAGCAATACAGGCAGCTAATTTGCAGCATTCTTATTGAACATACAAAGATTCCTTACTCTTACGGCAATATTCAGCATGAAACTATCTTTGATCGAGAACAGGATCGATATTTGGTAATGATTCTTGGTCGAGAGCCAGTGCCAGAACTCTCTCCAACTGCAACACGTCGCGTTCACGGCTGTCTGATTCACATTGATATTATTGATGGCAAAATTTGGATTCAACGTGATGGCACTGAAGAGGGGATAGCAACGGAATTAGTTAGGGCTGGTGTGCCCAAGGATCGGATTGTGTTAGGGTTTCGGTCTGAAGAACTGCGGAAAAATTCAGAATTTGCGTAG